The proteins below are encoded in one region of Mangifera indica cultivar Alphonso unplaced genomic scaffold, CATAS_Mindica_2.1 Un_0004, whole genome shotgun sequence:
- the LOC123205403 gene encoding protein TIFY 6B-like isoform X1 encodes MERDFMGLNSKEPSTMVKEEVNNDGFREIGFAKGSGIQWSFSNKPSVLPNFMPFKVVQDDKAKKMASDPLMSSGFMPISAAEACDPSQKRSTAEFQKSFDHDRQGGTHISLTAYSVQNDVPSLHRPHDVKTFPISNQGISVSVNNPFFKNHFSTNGQNMVGANTSPQLLGGIPTATSHSILPTVGSVGITEPWNGVNTNGTSAQMTIFYAGSVSVYDDITPEKAQAIMLLAGNGNSVAPTVAQPKVQVQAPSIKPAAVDAVIVNQTINTSPGSGLSSPLSVSSHSGAQSGSGSNNTGEPVATKTTGVATTPICKLELPNMVNAAGSVASTSVMPSGHSNFYAAIPQARKASLALFLEKRKQRSMNAAPYPLHKKIPEGSTPESRGMNFSITSLSTSKEANRDVMAPN; translated from the exons ATGGAGAGAGATTTCATGGGTTTGAACTCAAAAGAACCATCAACCATGGTGAAGGAAGAGGTTAACAATGATGGGTTCAGAGAAATAG GATTTGCTAAAGGGTCAGGGATACAGTGGTCCTTTTCTAACAAGCCCTCTGTACTTCCTAACTTCATGCCTTTTAAGGTTGTTCAAGATGATAAGGCCAAAAAGATGGCTTCTGATCCTTTGATGTCATCTGGGTTCATGCCTATCTCAGCTGCGGAGGCGTGTGATCCAAGTCAAAAACGTTCAACAGCTGAATTTCAG AAATCATTTGATCATGATAGGCAAGGTGGGACTCATATTTCCCTGACAGCTTATTCTGTGCAAAATGATGTGCCTTCTCTGCATCGTCCTCACGATGTGAAGACTTTTCCAATCTCAAACCAGGGAATTTCAGTTTCTGTGAACAATCCTTTCTTCAAGAATCATTTTAGTACCAATGGTCAAAATATGGTTGGTGCCAACACAAGTCCACAATTACTTGGAGGGATTCCTACTGCAACCTCACATTCGATTCTTCCCACTGTCGGCTCTGTTGGGATCACTGAACCATG GAATGGCGTTAATACCAATGGGACTTCTGCTCAAATGACAATATTTTATGCGGGTTCAGTGAGCGTCTATGATGATATCACCCCTGAGAAG GCTCAGGCTATTATGTTATTGGCTGGAAATGGAAATTCCGTGGCCCCTACTGTAGCACAGCCAAAAGTTCAAGTTCAGGCACCCAGCATAAAGCCAGCGGCAGTTGATGCTGTTATTGTGAACCAGACCATAAACACCTCGCCTGGATCTGGTCTCTCAAGCCCTCTATCTGTTTCTTCCCATAGTGGTGCTCAGTCAGGAAGTGGGTCTAATAATACTGGAGAGCCGGTAGCTACTAAAACTACAGGGGTTGCAACTACTCCTATTTGCAAACTGGAGCTCCCAAATATGGTGAATGCGGCGGGTTCTGTTGCTTCGACAAGTGTGATGCCTTCTG GGCATTCAAACTTTTATGCTGCCATTCCGCAGGCTCGGAAAGCATCCTTGGCTCTATTCTTGGAGAAGCGCAAACAAAG GTCAATGAATGCAGCACCATACCCCTTACATAAAAAAATCCCGGAAGGCTCCACCCCAGAGAGTAGAGGCATGAACTTCTCAATAACTTCTCTCTCAACAAGCAAGGAAGCTAACCGAGATGTTATGGCGCCAAATTAG
- the LOC123205403 gene encoding protein TIFY 6B-like isoform X3 — MERDFMGLNSKEPSTMVKEEVNNDGFREIGFAKGSGIQWSFSNKPSVLPNFMPFKVVQDDKAKKMASDPLMSSGFMPISAAEACDPSQKRSTAEFQKSFDHDRQGGTHISLTAYSVQNDVPSLHRPHDVKTFPISNQGISVSVNNPFFKNHFSTNGQNMVGANTSPQLLGGIPTATSHSILPTVGSVGITEPWNGVNTNGTSAQMTIFYAGSVSVYDDITPEKAQAIMLLAGNGNSVAPTVAQPKVQVQAPSIKPAAVDAVIVNQTINTSPGSGLSSPLSVSSHSGAQSGSGSNNTGEPVATKTTGVATTPICKLELPNMVNAAGSVASTSVMPSGSESILGSILGEAQTKVNECSTIPLT, encoded by the exons ATGGAGAGAGATTTCATGGGTTTGAACTCAAAAGAACCATCAACCATGGTGAAGGAAGAGGTTAACAATGATGGGTTCAGAGAAATAG GATTTGCTAAAGGGTCAGGGATACAGTGGTCCTTTTCTAACAAGCCCTCTGTACTTCCTAACTTCATGCCTTTTAAGGTTGTTCAAGATGATAAGGCCAAAAAGATGGCTTCTGATCCTTTGATGTCATCTGGGTTCATGCCTATCTCAGCTGCGGAGGCGTGTGATCCAAGTCAAAAACGTTCAACAGCTGAATTTCAG AAATCATTTGATCATGATAGGCAAGGTGGGACTCATATTTCCCTGACAGCTTATTCTGTGCAAAATGATGTGCCTTCTCTGCATCGTCCTCACGATGTGAAGACTTTTCCAATCTCAAACCAGGGAATTTCAGTTTCTGTGAACAATCCTTTCTTCAAGAATCATTTTAGTACCAATGGTCAAAATATGGTTGGTGCCAACACAAGTCCACAATTACTTGGAGGGATTCCTACTGCAACCTCACATTCGATTCTTCCCACTGTCGGCTCTGTTGGGATCACTGAACCATG GAATGGCGTTAATACCAATGGGACTTCTGCTCAAATGACAATATTTTATGCGGGTTCAGTGAGCGTCTATGATGATATCACCCCTGAGAAG GCTCAGGCTATTATGTTATTGGCTGGAAATGGAAATTCCGTGGCCCCTACTGTAGCACAGCCAAAAGTTCAAGTTCAGGCACCCAGCATAAAGCCAGCGGCAGTTGATGCTGTTATTGTGAACCAGACCATAAACACCTCGCCTGGATCTGGTCTCTCAAGCCCTCTATCTGTTTCTTCCCATAGTGGTGCTCAGTCAGGAAGTGGGTCTAATAATACTGGAGAGCCGGTAGCTACTAAAACTACAGGGGTTGCAACTACTCCTATTTGCAAACTGGAGCTCCCAAATATGGTGAATGCGGCGGGTTCTGTTGCTTCGACAAGTGTGATGCCTTCTG GCTCGGAAAGCATCCTTGGCTCTATTCTTGGAGAAGCGCAAACAAAG GTCAATGAATGCAGCACCATACCCCTTACATAA
- the LOC123205403 gene encoding protein TIFY 6B-like isoform X2: MERDFMGLNSKEPSTMVKEEVNNDGFREIGFAKGSGIQWSFSNKPSVLPNFMPFKVVQDDKAKKMASDPLMSSGFMPISAAEACDPSQKRSTAEFQGISVSVNNPFFKNHFSTNGQNMVGANTSPQLLGGIPTATSHSILPTVGSVGITEPWNGVNTNGTSAQMTIFYAGSVSVYDDITPEKAQAIMLLAGNGNSVAPTVAQPKVQVQAPSIKPAAVDAVIVNQTINTSPGSGLSSPLSVSSHSGAQSGSGSNNTGEPVATKTTGVATTPICKLELPNMVNAAGSVASTSVMPSGHSNFYAAIPQARKASLALFLEKRKQRSMNAAPYPLHKKIPEGSTPESRGMNFSITSLSTSKEANRDVMAPN; the protein is encoded by the exons ATGGAGAGAGATTTCATGGGTTTGAACTCAAAAGAACCATCAACCATGGTGAAGGAAGAGGTTAACAATGATGGGTTCAGAGAAATAG GATTTGCTAAAGGGTCAGGGATACAGTGGTCCTTTTCTAACAAGCCCTCTGTACTTCCTAACTTCATGCCTTTTAAGGTTGTTCAAGATGATAAGGCCAAAAAGATGGCTTCTGATCCTTTGATGTCATCTGGGTTCATGCCTATCTCAGCTGCGGAGGCGTGTGATCCAAGTCAAAAACGTTCAACAGCTGAATTTCAG GGAATTTCAGTTTCTGTGAACAATCCTTTCTTCAAGAATCATTTTAGTACCAATGGTCAAAATATGGTTGGTGCCAACACAAGTCCACAATTACTTGGAGGGATTCCTACTGCAACCTCACATTCGATTCTTCCCACTGTCGGCTCTGTTGGGATCACTGAACCATG GAATGGCGTTAATACCAATGGGACTTCTGCTCAAATGACAATATTTTATGCGGGTTCAGTGAGCGTCTATGATGATATCACCCCTGAGAAG GCTCAGGCTATTATGTTATTGGCTGGAAATGGAAATTCCGTGGCCCCTACTGTAGCACAGCCAAAAGTTCAAGTTCAGGCACCCAGCATAAAGCCAGCGGCAGTTGATGCTGTTATTGTGAACCAGACCATAAACACCTCGCCTGGATCTGGTCTCTCAAGCCCTCTATCTGTTTCTTCCCATAGTGGTGCTCAGTCAGGAAGTGGGTCTAATAATACTGGAGAGCCGGTAGCTACTAAAACTACAGGGGTTGCAACTACTCCTATTTGCAAACTGGAGCTCCCAAATATGGTGAATGCGGCGGGTTCTGTTGCTTCGACAAGTGTGATGCCTTCTG GGCATTCAAACTTTTATGCTGCCATTCCGCAGGCTCGGAAAGCATCCTTGGCTCTATTCTTGGAGAAGCGCAAACAAAG GTCAATGAATGCAGCACCATACCCCTTACATAAAAAAATCCCGGAAGGCTCCACCCCAGAGAGTAGAGGCATGAACTTCTCAATAACTTCTCTCTCAACAAGCAAGGAAGCTAACCGAGATGTTATGGCGCCAAATTAG
- the LOC123205365 gene encoding glucan endo-1,3-beta-glucosidase 3-like, with product MPLFLLIFLLFTPSAVSADEDAFIGVNIGTDLSDMPSPKKVVALLKAQNIRYVRLYDADQAMLLALANTGIQVTVSVPNEQLLGIGQSNATAANWVARNVIAYVPATNITAIAVGSEVLTVLPNASPVLVSAMKYIYSALVASNLDGQIQVSTPHSSSIILDSFPPSQAFFNRTWDPVMVPLLKFLQSTGSYLMLNVYPYYDYMQSNRVIPLDYALFRPLPSNKEAVDANTLLHYTNVFDAVVDAAYFAMSDLNFTNIPIVVLESGWPSKGDSSEPDATIDNANTYNSNLIRHVLNNTGTPKYPGIAVSTYIYELYNEDTRPGSISEKNWGLFNADGLPVYVLHLTGAGTVLANDTTNQTFCVAKDGADPKMLQAALDWACGPGKVDCSVLLQGQPCYQPDNVVSHSTYAFDAYFQQMGRSPGTCDFKGVATITTTDPSHGSCIFPGSNGRNGTIPTNGTSLAPSSNSTTSACPSQYMYGGNFVTNPVIIVVLLLSAVFL from the exons ATGCCTCtgtttcttcttatttttcttctcttcacaCCCTCGGCGGTCTCCGCCGATGAag ATGCCTTCATTGGTGTGAACATTGGTACAGACCTCTCGGACATGCCAAGCCCAAAAAAGGTAGTAGCCCTTCTTAAAGCTCAGAATATTAGATATGTAAGGCTTTATGATGCTGATCAAGCCATGCTTCTTGCCCTTGCCAATACTGGAATCCAAGTGACTGTTTCTGTTCCCAATGAACAGCTCCTTGGCATCGGTCAGTCCAATGCCACTGCAGCCAACTGGGTTGCTCGCAATGTCATAGCTTATGTCCCTGCCACCAACATCACTGCCATCGCTGTTGGATCTGAAGTCCTTACTGTGCTTCCTAATGCCAGTCCAGTCTTAGTTTCTGCCATGAAGTATATCTATTCTGCCTTAGTTGCCTCTAATCTTGATGGCCAAATTCAAGTCTCTACCCCACATTCTTCTTCTATCATTCTTGACTCCTTTCCTCCTTCCCAAGCTTTCTTTAATCGCACCTGGGATCCAGTCATGGTTCCTCTGCTAAAATTTTTACAGTCCACTGGTTCTTACCTTATGCTCAATGTATATCCATATTATGATTACATGCAGTCTAATCGTGTAATTCCATTGGACTATGCACTTTTCCGCCCCCTCCCTTCTAACAAGGAAGCAGTGGATGCTAACACTCTTCTACATTACACTAATGTCTTTGATGCTGTTGTTGATGCTGCATATTTTGCAATGTCTGATCTGAACTTCACCAATATCCCTATTGTTGTGCTGGAATCTGGGTGGCCCTCGAAGGGTGACTCATCTGAACCTGATGCAACTATTGATAATGCTAACACTTACAACAGTAACTTGATCAGGCATGTGCTTAACAACACAGGAACTCCTAAGTACCCTGGGATTGCGGTCAGCACATATATTTATGAGCTTTACAATGAGGATACGAGACCTGGTTCAATCTCGGAGAAGAATTGGGGGCTTTTCAATGCCGATGGACTACCAGTGTATGTCTTACACTTGACAGGCGCTGGGACTGTTTTGGCTAATGATACTACAAACCAAACCTTTTGTGTTGCAAAGGATGGTGCTGACCCGAAGATGCTCCAGGCAGCACTTGATTGGGCTTGTGGTCCTGGAAAAGTTGATTGCTCAGTGTTATTGCAGGGTCAGCCATGTTATCAGCCAGATAATGTGGTTTCACATTCAACATATGCTTTCGATGCCTATTTTCAACAGATGGGCAGATCTCCTGGGACCTGTGATTTTAAAGGGGTAGCTACCATCACTACCACAGATCCAA GTCACGGTTCTTGTATATTTCCTGGAAG TAATGGAAGAAATGGCACTATACCGACAAATGGAACATCACTGGCTCCTTCATCAAATTCAACAACTTCAGCATGCCCTTCACAGTACATGTATGGTGGTAACTTTGTCACAAACCCAGTGATTATAGTAGTACTACTCTTGAGTGCAGTTTTCTTGTAG